TTCGCGAACACCGGCGTCCCCGTGACAGTGACGGCACCCAACGGCGACATCGCCGTTCTGAAACAAATCGACTCGGCGAGGCAGTGGGTGGTCACGCACATCAAACCCTATCACCCGCAgacaaaaatcaaatacatcCTCGTCGGCAGCGAGCTCCTCCACTGGGGCGACGCCGACATGATCCGCGGCCTCAACCCCGCCATGCGAACCCTCCACTCCGCCCTCATAGCCGAGGGCATAACCGACATTAAGGTTTTCAATTCCTTCCCTCTCACTTCTATTATTAGCTCGGCTCCATATTTATCGCACGTGTCACGCGTTCAAATTTAgcttagttaatttttttttttgtttttgattttcaGGTGACCACAGCTCACTCTCTGGGGATAATGAGGTCATCGATTCCGCCGAGTGCGGGAAGGTTCAGGCCCGGATTCGCAAAGCACGTGCTGGGCCCAATGCTGAAGTTTCTGAAGGAGACGAGAGCGCCCTTCATGGTCAACCCGTATCCCTATTTCGGGTACAATGGAAAGAACGTTAACTTTCTTCTCTTCAGGCCCAACCGCGGACTGTACGACAGAAACACCAAGCTCAGCTACACCAACCAGTTCGACGCTCTTATGGATGCGGTCCACTCCGCCATGAAGGACGTGGGCTACGGTGACGTGGACATCGCCATCGGAGAAACGGGGTGGCCCTCCGTCTGCGACGGTTGGGACGCCTGCAGCGGGAACAACGCTCAGACCTTCAACGGCCAACTCGTGCAGCATTTGGCATCGGGCAAGGGAACGCCGTTGATGCCCAACCGAACCTTCGAGACCTACATCTTCGCGCTTTTCAATGAGAACCAAAAGCCCGGCCCAATAGCAGAACGCAACTGGGGCCTGTTTAAGCCCGATTTCACGCCCGTCTACGATTGCGGAGTCATGCGCAACGGACAGGTTCATCGCTTGTCCTTTTCCTCTGTTATTTTTcgcttttcattcttttttcttttccacaGTGCATCTTTCAGAAACCAACCGTTGATTATGAATCTTTTTGCGCTCTATAATATAAACACCACCCAATCTGACGGTTGAGATAGAGGTGTATCCACCTTCCTTTGCCCCACACCAGCCCTGCTTTATCAGTCAGAATCTTTCCACCGCTCCCTCTTTCACATGGCTTCTGcattatatcatattattatttattattattattttattaaatttattcaattgCTTGCCATAATACAGAATTTTGCACCTGCAAATCCTGGACCTGTACCGTCGACAAAACCTGGACCTGCACCGTCGACAAAACCTGGACCTGCACCGGCAGCCGGAGCTGGAAAATGGTGCGTGCCAAAGGCAGATGCTAACGATGTAGCTTTACAAGCAAACATAAACTATGTCTGCAGCCAAGGAGTTGATTGTAAACCTATTCAACCTGGTGGAGTCTGCTACGCCCCCAACAACGTGAAGGCACTTGCCACCTACGCCATGAATGCCTACTACCAAGCCAATGGCCGCCATGATTTCAACTGTGATTTCTCCAACACCGGTGTCATTACCACCACTAATCCAAGTCAGTCTCATCACACTTTCATTTTATCCATAATTAGCATAATCATTTTCTGTTTAAGAACATCTATTTATTCATTCTTTACATAAATTAACTTCCCTGGTGTTATTATCTGCAGGCCATGATAACTGCAAAATCTGAGCTTCCTTATTGAAGATTATTATGACGAGAGAGAGGAAAATGCCCATTGTCTGGGTGGCAGTGCGGCTTAATTAGCGTTATCTTTGCGATTTATTGTACATTTCATCATGCTTCGGCTAAATTATGTCACTAATTCGGAACCctacattaatattaacatcAGTTCTAGTTCTAGCCAATGCTGGTTGTTCCTAATTTTCATACTCGAATTCGTTtgtatgattataattatttaaaagaaaattatctcGTTGATCCCTAATTTCTTTAACTGTACGACCTTTGCTTTTGCAAGCTAAGCTGTACTGGATTAGCAGTGGCGTGCTCGATAATTTAGGCTTTCTTTGGATTCaacttttaaaaagttaaacataGTTTTGGTAACTTAAATGctaaatttgaaatcaaatcactcaaaatgaaaaagtttttttcccctttttctCAATGACATGCTCAATCCGACATGACTAAACTTTGTTCTGTTTAACAGAATTATGGTGGTTTTTAGTTGTTTGCTTTCCAAATTTGTCGAATGAGTATATAACACGAGAAGAAAACGTTTACATTTTAGGCTGATGGGAACATTTTATGGCGGACAGATTCTTTTCAGCTTTTTCTGTTGttcttcttgtttttgttttacagCCTTTTTCCAATCAGAGACTAATTTCTTGGTTTGATGTTTTTAATAGAaacttcttttttaaattacaattccttcatttaaaaatttcccaatttaatatattatttttgaaaatttagtcTAATAATCAAAGACCTAATCATAATTAGTCATCTTTTGAGTCACTTATTGGATCATGGAGTACACAAGATTAACAATACATAAATGGGCTCATGTACCAGGCCCATTGGCCCAACTTGTTACAAATCATAAGCCCATCTTTTACTTTTGcctattttattaattcatggttctaatatttaaaaaaaagaagcaagaaaacGTCTTTGAGAATTCCTTGTATCTCTTGTGACAGATCTTAtagtagtaatttttttaacctGTGTTTGGTAAAGCACTTTAATTGATTCTTTGGTTTCCTTAACAACAGACAGACCTAAAGAAGTCGGAATAGATAGAATTTAGTCAAATTTTGGAAAAGGGATAATTTGGAATCacttagaaaattaaaaaagaaaaaaaaagatgaaactAATAAACTTCAACTTGAAGTTGGACGCTTTTAATCGGAGATGcattttttcaacaaaataaaacattcagAATAAAGATTTCATGTTAGTTCGACTTTACTACTTTCtactattttgaaattaaaatgaatattattgaTAGAGCAGACACCtcttatttctatattttgtaaaagaataaaattaataataatagacacattaaaaaaataaaatagtgagtggtttgaatatattaaattattgaagGATGTGATGTGAGTGATCTGTAGTgcattttagttatttttaatatttggataatctttttattttaaaatatagtataataaaGTGAGAATATAAAATGTGTATGAGAGAATATATAAGATAATTGCATGtgtaaaatatatgtaaaaactTTCAACTATTTATAATTCAAGTTTTTTTAGAAAGAATAGAGATGAGAGCTGAACAAGTATACAACGAAAAGTCTACTATATTTGGCCTTTCAAAGAATTGCAATGTTATAAACGCCCTTTAATTCCATCAAATTATTGTCAATTAAATTAAGATGATTTTAATgtacataataattaaatggcTTGATTTATGTAACCGAATATTTAAagatcaataaatataaaataaatctttgaagaattataagtttaatttgaaaaattaagaagataaaataattctaaCTTTCTGTTGGGTTCTTATTATATAGACATGATTTCAAAATACATagattttagatattttaaaagatattaaaaaattgtttaataaactaaaaacagtGTATTTTAAATGCGGAATAGAAAAACATTATTGATTTTGAACTCTAGATGGAATGTGAGATAAGGAGAAATGATTCAGTttgtaaaaatagtttagtgAATTATTGATTTACTTCTATgcttaacatttaattttttaaaataattttatttgttacttttgtttaatgtttttataattatcattgaaaattaataaataatattttgaatgattaatatcttttaagagataattatttttcacatcATTGTACTTTTCTCTaaccaacaaaattttaaaaataaatttaagattaattttGACTATAAATATGACAATATAATTGTAAATCGGCAATCCAATCATTTTGTCTTTCCAAAATTTGTAACTTTTAGTtaacactaattaaaataaaacatttttctttaaataaagaCATGTAGAGTATGAATTTGAGTTATGATTTGATTAACCTACTCAGCATAACATTTAATATATCAATGACAAAGTGTCTAATAATTCACGATTAagtatatatgaaaaaatatatatcaatatttaagCATAGAAATTACGTACGTaatgttgatttttaaaaaatataaaagtgtatatttttcatttaaatgtaAGTTATTCAATTTGATAATTTCATGTCTAATGATTGGGACCATAATGATGATGAAATTGGGCTGTAAAACACTAAAGCTACACATTCGCATTAGATATTATTTAATCagataaaatgaattaattaaacataatacaattataacaaactaaattcaaattcataatatttattaaatttgacatatattactaaaatttaatcaaattactataatctaaatctaaattttgTAATAGATCATATGATTCAACTCGACTCGGTTTATCACGTGTTGACCACTTAACGAGACAATCCAACTTGATTCATTTATTAGTAAGTCGAAAAAATTCGAACCACGTCCTACTTATAAGGGTTGGTGAGTTAAACGAGTTAACTCCCTAGTTggtttatttacaattttttttcagttccaaagaaaaataacaattttttttctaattcaaatctaaataaatttcaatataaaatgatattaaattaaagacaactcaaagtaaataaaaaaataatataatccaaaattatcttacactcaaaaaataataaaaaacaacaaaaataaaattagatggGTTGACAAACTAACTCGACTAACCAAACATTTAATCTGGATGAATCGAGTTCTTAGTggatcaaatttaaaattaatccatatcaaaattttaaaattctttttacgAGTTCCAAGCCTattccttttgttttctttgtacaattaaaaaatgtttcaacttttgaatcttataattttttaaacagaAGTTTTTTCCTATAATTTGAAAAGTAAACTCTGAAACATATATATCTATGTTGTTTCTTACCTGAATGTTGTGGCATTTGAAATTTAGGTCAACATCAGTTGTTTGATAGTGTTGTTGGATGTACAAAAACTGTGCATGTTAGATCATTGATCATAATTGGTAGTTTTCGTGCCAATGAGGAAGATGTTGACATGATCTTTATGAACTAGACTCTTGATTTAAAAAGAACTAACTTTTTGTTGAAACCTTATGTCAAAGTTCCTATCAGTTCTGGTGTTTGAAACTGATATACATCTCAACAAAATTTACATCATCTGCATATAATTTCTAGCAAACCATTCAAAAAATATCCTTTCTCGTTATTTCACATCTCCCTTTTCatagaataattaattaatttcaactTTAATTAAAAGCCATGTTAACTAATGATATATAGAGAGAATACCTACCTGTCTTGATCCTTAGATTTCAATATGtagtatgatttttttttatatattaaaattgaatttaatatagtttaataCTAAACAAATTGGTCGACTGAGTATTCAACTTTGAATTCAAATCTATTAATAAAGTACTTATCAATTAACTTAGTGTAAACAGtgtaatacaatatttttttaacttcattTATCATGtaatacaactttttttaacttCATTTACCAAGACTCAGTTTATAAATATACCTAAacactaaaagaaataaaattaaatagacTTTTCAtttctaaactatttttaaaagtgATGTTTTATCTccaaattaaactatatatcTATTTAGTTCTAACATTTCATGAAAGTTACCAATGacatttttctcaacaattataaaacagacattatattatattttattatgtcaaacgtgaaaaatattttatatcttaattttaagtttaatttaatctcacAAAATTGATTGTTTATAAGCTGTACTTTTATACATTGtaatggatttttatttttagttgtatTAAACTTTTAACACACTTCTCATACAGAGACGTATATATAAGTAAAGTATGAAATTAAACATTAATAGGTAGTCAAATAACAAGTGAAACAATATACTTAATAAACAACAAACTTTATTAACataaagtttaatatattattatgataccatataatgaaataaattttaaacgtTTTTGGAAATGTTCTATATAACTTTCgagaatgaaataaatatatgatttacttcaaagacaaaatattatttttaaaagtaatttaaagaggaaaaatatatttaattaaagaaaatctCTTGAAGATCTTTATATTTACTAGTTTCATTTACCAATAAAAGAATTCataaaacaatttgattttgCAGTTAATAAATTATTGGAAGGGGTTCTAAAGTGAGATGAATATGATAAAGAGAGAGGTATCTGATGGGGTTGAAACTTGATTATTATTAGCTAGGACCAAGGATAAAGTTGTTGCATGTTATGTCTCTTCACGTTCtctctattttaattatttttgaaggCAATGACAACTTTAGAAGGAAACACTTTTGTGAGAGAACTTTCAAGTTGTCAAATGAGGTAAGCCTAACTCCTTTCATCCCTCtcaaaaaaaacatcaaatgcATATATATCAACCACCATCTTTCATTATGCTTTAACAACAAGAATGCTTTCTCTATCATACAATCATCCCTTATATACAAAATCCTAAACTCACATCATCATGTCTTAGTAATCAACTTTCTTTAATATccttttttatacttaattcatttttttaaaagatgtttGTTAGTATGAATGTCTAAAACATGACTTATGAATCTTTGAAAGAAAGAATTCTTTCTAAAGATACATATAAACAAGAATTCAATTTACTTAAACAGATTAATATCGTTTTCAACTTAAAactttaatacaataaattatagTTCTTCCTCCTTAATAtaagtttaactttttattttttaattaagaattaaatattcttttttcttaatttttactGAAAATTAGAAACAgtctttcttcaaaattttggcTCAATTTAGTGTCATAAATTTagaaatgtataaatttaattattttaactaattttttttagatttatttgacATCAAATACGTTCTTGATAGTATTTGAGTctatttaacacatttttttaatattaatcgAGAAATACGTTtgaaatataacataaaattaacaaaatttagtttaaaaactaaatccACTTAATCATAAGAATGAACGATGACTAAAttacttcaaaattaaaaaaaaagaagctaattctaatttttacttaaaattaagaaattaaaaatatatttaactctttcATTAATATACAGcataaatcaaatcaaaatcaattaagGAGTGATAAAATAGTTTTAGCAATCCTATGAAAATTAAATAGCTGTAAAGTTTAAACAAATGGGTGGTATGGTGAATCTGCTCTCTCTCCATTAGTGAAGTCATTTGCATGGTAATCATGATTAATGAGTACAATCCATGGCTGCACATGATGTTCTTCTAAATTAATCTTCTTTAATTTGCCACCTAAGATTGTTTAGTTCTGTCGGTGCTTCAGCTATTGACACCACAACAAGTTCCATCCTCTTTCTGCTATTCACACCACATCCTCCACTTATTTAATTACATTCACGAATTGGCagatacacaaaaaaaaatgtcctttttctatgttttttatcCACAAAGCACACCAACAATTCCATTTCCTAGTTTTTTGTGATGGAAATAAATAATGGTTTTTTAATCAACAACTAACTACTGTCATTTATCATGATACATGGCAGTGATTAGTTATCTTTGATTGGTGGATGCATGGATTGGTTAGGTTAGACGATAAGAACAagtggtatttttttttttcataccaaatatatttttggtgcaatgataatttttttgtttgatgcGAAGATCACAAGCGATAATAACGAAGACAACACGtattatatatcattattttttttttatcttaaacttTACTCACGTCAATGAAGTAGATTAGTGGGATTAGCTTCACTTAAtacatttttcattaataaaaaaaacaactttaacaaatcaaaattttaatgttaatcaTCTGTAGGGGGAAGACTTAGGTTAGTGCATGCACGCACGAGTGGCAGAGATTCTCTGCTTACCTTGCTGTTTTCAAGCTTTTAAAAAACTGAACAATTTCCACCTAAAATCTTACACATGAATTAAATATAGAACATTTTTTCCaatcattaattaaattcaaaattttaaaacttgtaCTCGAAGGATTTTCCTGATCAGGTTCTTGCTGTGACATGTATTAATATTAGTATTCAacattaaaaagtatttaagtATATCTTCAGTTGTTTCTTTAAATacattgtaaaatattttaattgaagtaATGATTGGATgatatgtttttatattcatttaatacatactataagaataaaatattataaaaaataaatttttgtatctttttaagaaaaaaaataatatcaaataaatgtaaaatttttatatatgttaaatatatattttttaattgtattctaaatttctaatttataacTCTATGTTCCAAATGAGATAGAAGTCTGTACAGTAGAATGGAATGAGAATAGTTTGGGCCCTGTTTCTTTTCAAAAATGGTTGAAATTTATGTCAAGtgttttttcatgtttttgacCGCAATCAAATTATTCGaatatggaaaaaaaaaaacaaggcaGGAAGAAAAATCCGAGTACTAGAATGCCATTAGCACTACTACTACATAGTACATCCCATTGAAAACATTGTTGTACATTGGTTGATGTTATGATATGCATCAA
This sequence is a window from Vigna angularis cultivar LongXiaoDou No.4 chromosome 2, ASM1680809v1, whole genome shotgun sequence. Protein-coding genes within it:
- the LOC108321738 gene encoding glucan endo-1,3-beta-glucosidase, translating into MATTSFFSSFLLLLLHLAAAVHGIGINYGTLGDNLPPPATVANFLKTRTTIDRVKIYDVNPQILQAFANTGVPVTVTAPNGDIAVLKQIDSARQWVVTHIKPYHPQTKIKYILVGSELLHWGDADMIRGLNPAMRTLHSALIAEGITDIKVTTAHSLGIMRSSIPPSAGRFRPGFAKHVLGPMLKFLKETRAPFMVNPYPYFGYNGKNVNFLLFRPNRGLYDRNTKLSYTNQFDALMDAVHSAMKDVGYGDVDIAIGETGWPSVCDGWDACSGNNAQTFNGQLVQHLASGKGTPLMPNRTFETYIFALFNENQKPGPIAERNWGLFKPDFTPVYDCGVMRNGQNFAPANPGPVPSTKPGPAPSTKPGPAPAAGAGKWCVPKADANDVALQANINYVCSQGVDCKPIQPGGVCYAPNNVKALATYAMNAYYQANGRHDFNCDFSNTGVITTTNPSHDNCKI